One stretch of Thermoplasmata archaeon DNA includes these proteins:
- a CDS encoding methylmalonyl-CoA mutase family protein, which translates to MYDSIENYWAEKADEIKKRNVHKEHIYRSWKEKYLDPWNRQTQYKEKEYQNTSGIKIKEVYTKEDLPDKLDEISGMPGQYPYTRGIYPNMYRGKLWTMRMFSGFGTPEDTNKRLKYLIRHGETGLSIAFDEPTLYGYDCDNKRADGEIGKCGVNVTSLKDMEVIFNGIHLDKVSTSMTINAPAAILTAMYIAVAKKQNVPIAKLAGTVQTDILKEYIAQKEWMYPPEVHLRMIRDMMTYSTKNMPKWNYISISGYHIREAGASALQELAFTLADGFYYVDMGIKAGLNVDSFAPRLSFFFNSSINFFEEIAKFRAARRIWAQVLREKYGAKKERTLLLRFHTQTSGYTLTWQQPMNNIIRTTIEALAAVIGGTQSLHTNSFDEALALPTEQAVKIALRTQQIIAEETGVIDTVDPLGGSYYIEWLTDQMEEQAYRYFDEIEKIGGVLAAIKAGYLQKEISRTAYERQKRLESLDEIMVGVNKYQEEEEKQINILKIDKKPQKVQLERLKEVKKSRNKDRVLKALEEYRNALIDDKENVMPYILKAVEEYATLEEISNVGRDLYGGWKEPEFI; encoded by the coding sequence GGATGAGATTAAAAAAAGAAATGTACATAAAGAACATATATACAGGTCATGGAAAGAAAAGTATCTGGACCCTTGGAACAGGCAGACGCAATATAAGGAAAAAGAGTATCAGAACACTTCTGGAATAAAGATTAAAGAGGTGTACACGAAAGAGGACCTGCCAGACAAACTGGATGAAATATCAGGTATGCCTGGACAATATCCTTACACGCGCGGCATATACCCAAACATGTACCGAGGCAAGTTATGGACTATGCGCATGTTTTCAGGATTTGGAACACCTGAGGACACTAATAAAAGATTAAAGTATCTTATCAGGCACGGTGAAACCGGATTAAGCATTGCTTTTGACGAGCCTACACTTTACGGCTATGATTGTGACAACAAGAGGGCCGATGGAGAGATTGGAAAATGTGGAGTTAACGTTACATCATTGAAGGATATGGAGGTGATCTTCAATGGCATTCACCTTGATAAAGTGAGCACGTCAATGACGATCAATGCTCCTGCAGCTATATTGACCGCAATGTACATAGCTGTTGCAAAAAAACAGAATGTACCTATTGCTAAGCTTGCAGGAACTGTGCAGACAGACATATTGAAAGAATACATAGCCCAGAAAGAGTGGATGTATCCTCCAGAGGTTCATTTGCGGATGATAAGGGACATGATGACTTATAGCACTAAAAACATGCCTAAATGGAACTATATAAGCATCTCTGGCTATCATATAAGAGAGGCAGGAGCCAGCGCTTTGCAAGAGCTAGCTTTTACGCTTGCAGACGGTTTTTATTATGTAGACATGGGCATAAAGGCCGGGTTGAATGTGGACTCGTTTGCACCTAGGCTCTCGTTTTTTTTCAATTCTTCAATTAACTTTTTTGAAGAGATTGCAAAGTTCAGGGCGGCCAGAAGAATATGGGCGCAGGTACTTCGAGAGAAGTATGGTGCTAAAAAAGAGAGGACTTTGCTGTTGCGATTTCATACACAGACCTCGGGATATACGTTAACATGGCAGCAGCCGATGAACAACATAATTAGAACTACTATAGAAGCGCTTGCAGCTGTGATCGGTGGCACGCAAAGCCTGCATACAAATTCATTTGATGAAGCGCTGGCTCTGCCTACAGAGCAAGCTGTGAAAATAGCGCTCAGGACACAGCAGATAATTGCTGAAGAAACTGGAGTTATAGACACTGTCGATCCATTGGGTGGTTCTTATTATATAGAATGGCTCACAGACCAGATGGAAGAGCAAGCTTACCGGTATTTTGACGAGATTGAAAAGATTGGCGGCGTGCTGGCTGCGATAAAAGCAGGATATTTGCAGAAAGAGATATCCAGAACAGCGTACGAGCGTCAGAAAAGACTGGAGAGCCTAGATGAGATAATGGTGGGAGTGAACAAGTATCAGGAAGAGGAAGAAAAGCAGATAAACATCTTGAAAATTGACAAAAAGCCACAGAAAGTTCAGCTTGAGCGGTTGAAAGAAGTAAAGAAAAGCAGAAACAAAGATCGTGTGTTAAAGGCGCTAGAAGAGTACAGAAATGCGCTGATCGACGATAAAGAAAATGTTATGCCTTACATATTGAAGGCAGTGGAAGAATACGCAACACTGGAAGAGATATCAAATGTAGGAAGGGATCTATATGGTGGGTGGAAAGAACCAGAATTCATATAA
- a CDS encoding cobalamin B12-binding domain-containing protein — MVGGKNQNSYKNRPIKILLAKPGIDGHDRGALVLAKAFRDAGMEVIYAGLLPTPEQVVDTAINEDVDIIALSLLNGAHLTAFGKVAKLLKQKGINDIAIVGGGTIPIRDRAKLEKMGITGNYGPGTSLSTIIEHVKKRALEIRKYKDVEN; from the coding sequence ATGGTGGGTGGAAAGAACCAGAATTCATATAAAAATAGGCCTATAAAGATACTGTTAGCCAAGCCGGGCATAGACGGACATGATAGGGGCGCATTGGTGCTTGCCAAGGCATTTAGAGATGCGGGAATGGAAGTGATATATGCAGGATTGCTGCCAACGCCAGAGCAGGTTGTGGACACTGCAATAAATGAGGATGTGGATATCATTGCCTTGAGCCTGTTAAACGGCGCGCATCTCACAGCATTTGGCAAGGTTGCAAAGCTTTTGAAACAAAAAGGTATAAATGACATTGCTATTGTAGGAGGAGGAACCATACCCATTAGAGACCGGGCAAAACTCGAGAAGATGGGTATAACCGGAAACTATGGTCCTGGCACATCTCTAAGCACGATAATAGAGCATGTAAAAAAGAGAGCGCTGGAAATTAGAAAGTACAAGGATGTGGAAAATTGA
- the meaB gene encoding methylmalonyl Co-A mutase-associated GTPase MeaB, with product MNKKLRELADGILNMDTVKISKGISLVENAFAKEEAKELIKQIYPHTGSAHLIGITGPPGCGKSTLIGALGEQISKFGYKVAILAIDASSPYSGGSILGNRIRMQESLDKYGIYMRSMASRGMRGGLTRSIWDATKILDAAGFDYIIIETVGAGQSDFEIMNLADTTVVVLAPGLGDEIQAIKAGMMEIGDIFVINKAELEGAMIAIKDIQNSLILLPQKGWKKVVLPTVARQKEGIDDLFKEIEKHQKFTVSNSDKAKRELNFAIEELIREKVELALQSKDLNQYLNELSAKKADPYTIAKKVVDE from the coding sequence TTGAACAAGAAACTCAGAGAACTGGCGGACGGAATACTTAATATGGATACAGTCAAGATATCGAAAGGAATATCACTGGTAGAAAACGCATTTGCAAAAGAAGAGGCAAAAGAGTTAATAAAGCAGATATATCCGCACACAGGATCTGCACATTTAATAGGAATAACAGGGCCGCCAGGATGTGGAAAAAGCACACTTATAGGAGCTTTGGGCGAGCAGATATCAAAGTTTGGGTACAAGGTTGCAATACTGGCAATTGACGCATCGAGCCCGTACTCTGGCGGATCGATACTCGGAAACAGAATAAGAATGCAAGAATCACTGGATAAGTATGGAATATATATGCGCAGCATGGCTTCAAGGGGCATGCGGGGCGGGTTAACAAGGTCTATATGGGATGCAACAAAGATCCTTGATGCGGCAGGGTTTGACTATATAATTATTGAAACTGTCGGAGCCGGGCAGAGCGATTTTGAGATCATGAACCTGGCAGACACGACGGTAGTAGTATTGGCGCCGGGGCTGGGTGACGAAATACAAGCGATCAAGGCAGGAATGATGGAGATAGGGGATATATTTGTAATAAACAAGGCAGAGCTGGAAGGGGCTATGATCGCGATAAAAGACATACAGAACTCTTTGATTCTGCTTCCGCAGAAAGGCTGGAAAAAAGTGGTGTTGCCAACGGTTGCAAGGCAGAAAGAGGGTATTGACGATCTGTTTAAAGAGATTGAAAAGCACCAAAAATTTACAGTATCAAATTCTGATAAAGCAAAACGAGAACTGAACTTTGCTATAGAAGAGCTGATCCGAGAAAAGGTAGAGCTGGCATTGCAAAGCAAAGACCTGAACCAGTACCTGAATGAGCTAAGCGCCAAAAAAGCTGACCCGTACACAATCGCCAAAAAAGTAGTTGATGAGTAG
- a CDS encoding acyl-CoA dehydrogenase family protein encodes MEIDYQLIRNMTKEFVQKNIVPNIKKIEKERASKEFLKKLGEQGFMGVTVPQQYGGSGLDILSYAIILEEISKASPSICVIMDVHDGLVEYPIIVNGTEEQKSKYLPRLSTGEMIGAYALTEPAAGSDVAGMQSRATSDGDYYYISGTKTFITNAGIADLFVTFARTSVGPRRSDGITAFLVERNSENIEVGPDFEKMGIRGSYTNEITMNNVKVHKSQILGKEGDGFKIAMAALNMGRIGIGSQALGIAEAMLEKMISYSMERQAFEKHLSEMEAIQFDIAEIATKIEAAKLLVYRAAELYDQKKDVRKEASMAKYYASSVAVEASRLAVQIYGGYGYIEDFDIERYYRDAKVTEIYEGTSEIQKLVIARELLK; translated from the coding sequence TTGGAAATAGATTATCAGTTGATCAGAAATATGACTAAAGAGTTTGTACAGAAGAACATAGTTCCAAACATAAAAAAAATAGAGAAAGAGCGAGCATCGAAAGAGTTTTTGAAAAAATTAGGAGAGCAAGGATTCATGGGTGTGACTGTGCCGCAGCAATATGGTGGCTCAGGGCTAGACATACTTAGTTACGCGATCATACTGGAAGAGATCAGCAAGGCCTCGCCTTCAATATGTGTAATAATGGACGTTCATGACGGGCTGGTTGAATATCCGATAATCGTAAATGGTACCGAAGAGCAAAAAAGCAAGTATCTTCCGCGTTTGTCGACTGGAGAGATGATAGGTGCGTACGCTCTGACCGAGCCTGCTGCAGGCTCTGATGTAGCAGGAATGCAATCTCGTGCAACCTCTGATGGAGACTATTATTATATTTCTGGTACCAAGACGTTCATTACCAATGCCGGCATTGCAGATCTGTTTGTCACGTTTGCCAGAACCAGTGTGGGGCCGAGAAGATCAGACGGTATCACTGCGTTTCTGGTTGAGAGAAACAGTGAAAACATAGAGGTAGGGCCGGACTTTGAAAAGATGGGTATCCGGGGCTCTTATACAAATGAGATAACGATGAACAATGTGAAAGTGCACAAGTCGCAGATATTAGGAAAAGAGGGAGATGGGTTCAAGATCGCGATGGCAGCGCTGAACATGGGTAGAATAGGTATCGGATCACAGGCGCTTGGCATTGCAGAAGCAATGCTAGAAAAGATGATTTCATACTCGATGGAGCGTCAGGCTTTTGAAAAGCATCTGTCTGAAATGGAGGCTATTCAGTTTGATATTGCAGAAATTGCAACAAAAATTGAAGCTGCAAAACTTTTGGTATACAGAGCTGCAGAGTTGTATGACCAGAAAAAAGATGTGCGAAAAGAGGCAAGCATGGCAAAATATTACGCGAGCTCAGTGGCCGTAGAAGCGAGCAGGCTGGCAGTGCAGATCTATGGTGGTTATGGATACATTGAAGATTTTGACATAGAGCGATATTACAGGGACGCAAAAGTGACCGAGATCTACGAAGGTACTAGCGAGATACAGAAACTGGTCATTGCAAGAGAGCTTCTGAAATAG
- a CDS encoding 2-hydroxyacid dehydrogenase: MNILVTFPAPREKFEKLKELGNVYFMEDINDQNFLNDIDIIFVYRWHAELANININKMKNLKIIQSLLAGVDNIPFSQISDKIVLKNSGASSDVIAEHVFALILAKTRNIIFHNSSMRTGKFEQLMPAISLRGKVIGILGYGSIGKEIAKIARAFNMHVFGISRHRYPELDFNGTLEDLDYVLKSSDIVVISLPLNKYTKNIIDKNKLNLMKHNAILVNIARGNIINEKDLFEFLSEHREFTACLDVWWHYPRNETFKQDYPFESLENVIMTPHVSGIYEGYLDRMIENGIESIFRFLNGSVENVVDVKDYI; encoded by the coding sequence ATGAATATTTTGGTCACCTTTCCAGCACCACGCGAGAAATTTGAAAAATTGAAAGAGCTAGGAAACGTATATTTTATGGAAGATATCAACGATCAAAATTTTCTGAACGATATCGATATAATATTTGTATACCGTTGGCACGCAGAATTGGCGAATATTAATATCAATAAAATGAAGAATTTGAAGATAATTCAGTCTTTGCTTGCGGGAGTGGACAACATTCCTTTTTCTCAGATATCTGACAAGATTGTTTTAAAAAACTCTGGCGCTTCATCGGATGTGATCGCAGAGCATGTTTTTGCGCTAATTCTTGCAAAAACCAGAAATATCATATTCCATAATTCAAGCATGCGCACTGGCAAATTTGAGCAGCTTATGCCCGCTATAAGTCTGAGAGGAAAAGTTATTGGGATATTAGGATATGGAAGCATAGGAAAAGAGATTGCAAAAATTGCAAGGGCATTTAACATGCATGTGTTTGGAATATCGAGACATAGGTATCCAGAGCTGGATTTCAATGGCACGCTTGAAGATCTGGATTATGTGTTAAAGAGCTCTGACATTGTGGTGATATCATTGCCTTTAAACAAGTATACTAAAAACATTATAGACAAGAATAAATTGAACCTGATGAAGCATAATGCAATACTAGTAAACATTGCCAGAGGCAATATCATCAACGAAAAAGACCTGTTTGAGTTCTTGAGTGAACACAGGGAATTCACGGCGTGTCTGGATGTTTGGTGGCACTATCCACGTAATGAAACATTCAAACAGGATTATCCGTTCGAGAGTCTTGAAAACGTGATCATGACCCCTCATGTTTCTGGCATCTATGAAGGATATCTTGACCGGATGATCGAGAATGGAATAGAGAGCATATTCAGATTTCTAAACGGCTCTGTGGAAAATGTTGTGGATGTGAAAGATTACATCTAA
- a CDS encoding thiamine-phosphate synthase family protein produces MYPPCIKINEKLIPEVRKRVSKSLVEKGYSQTQISEILHVTQPMVNKYLKEELDKDYLFNELNVFSENMVDRIVNKYSESETVDYFCDFCMGLRESGRFCNIHYISTCDHCFKFRNVAVLGEKKENIELLKKAIHLLSSMDVSSITPEVRMNLAYATKDASTKSDVAAIPGRITVINGKIRSWEEPDYGSSKHLSELLLSRVKQTSYRAVMNIKFDSEIMKKLKKLRYKIEIVDRSKIKDLSKYAANNGYEVLVDPGMFGIEPATYIFGKDPIEVAKKVISIIEMKA; encoded by the coding sequence ATGTATCCTCCGTGCATCAAAATAAATGAAAAGCTTATTCCAGAGGTAAGAAAACGTGTTTCAAAGAGTCTTGTAGAGAAGGGGTACTCTCAAACCCAGATCTCCGAGATCTTGCATGTAACACAGCCGATGGTAAACAAATATTTAAAAGAAGAGCTTGACAAAGATTATCTTTTTAACGAATTAAACGTCTTTTCAGAGAACATGGTAGACAGAATTGTCAACAAGTATTCTGAATCGGAGACCGTAGACTATTTTTGTGATTTTTGCATGGGTCTTAGAGAATCAGGTAGGTTCTGCAACATTCACTATATCAGCACGTGCGATCACTGTTTCAAGTTCAGAAACGTTGCCGTACTTGGTGAAAAGAAAGAGAATATAGAGCTATTGAAGAAAGCGATACATTTATTGTCGAGCATGGACGTATCTTCAATAACTCCAGAGGTAAGAATGAACCTTGCCTACGCGACCAAAGATGCATCCACAAAAAGCGATGTTGCAGCGATACCAGGAAGGATCACGGTAATAAACGGCAAGATCCGGTCATGGGAAGAACCTGATTACGGATCAAGCAAGCATTTGTCAGAATTATTATTGAGCAGAGTAAAACAGACTAGTTATAGGGCGGTGATGAACATTAAATTTGACTCAGAGATCATGAAAAAATTAAAAAAGTTGAGGTATAAGATCGAAATAGTGGATCGGAGTAAAATAAAAGACCTTTCAAAATACGCGGCGAATAATGGATATGAAGTTCTCGTAGACCCAGGAATGTTTGGAATAGAGCCTGCAACCTACATATTTGGCAAGGATCCGATCGAAGTTGCAAAAAAAGTTATTTCCATCATAGAGATGAAAGCATGA
- a CDS encoding tRNA uridine(34) 5-carboxymethylaminomethyl modification radical SAM/GNAT enzyme Elp3 — MNLIDNILEHITSGEIKNYDDLEKYKMKLSKEFKVNLPKNSDIIALIPEEARERFYPFLKKKPTRTLSGVAIIAAMSSPSPCPHGKCIYCPGGVEFDTAQSYTGKEPAALRAIQNNYDPYRQTMMRMRQLENIGHSTSKIDVIVMGGTFTARTTAYQEYFVKGIYDALNGMQSESLEEAIQKNEIAEHRAIGLTVETRPDWFNISQIDESLKLGVTRVELGVQTVFDDVLKFVNRGHGQTEIIESTQLSKDAGLKVAYHMMPGLPGMDLDRDLASFKTVFENDAYKPDMLKIYPTLVIKNTGLYELWKNKEYEPYYNNDVVELMIRVMKIIPRWVRIQRIQRDIPVQLIEAGVTRSDIRALIQDTMRRRGEKCNCIRCREIGYKIRENEIKKDQMIELKEEQYTASGGIERFISIEDTNNDALIGYLRLRKPSTKAHRLELSDSAIVRELKVVGPEVPLNYDFSFGYQHQGYGKALMTRAEQVTADWGFKYLLVNSGVGARNYYRKLGYELYGPFMRKLLK, encoded by the coding sequence TTGAACCTGATAGATAACATTTTAGAGCATATTACGAGCGGTGAAATAAAAAATTATGATGACCTAGAAAAATATAAGATGAAGTTATCTAAAGAGTTCAAGGTTAACCTGCCTAAAAACAGTGACATAATCGCACTTATTCCTGAAGAGGCGCGAGAGCGATTTTATCCATTTTTAAAGAAAAAGCCAACACGCACATTGTCAGGTGTTGCGATCATTGCAGCGATGAGCTCTCCGAGCCCTTGTCCGCATGGAAAGTGTATCTATTGCCCTGGGGGAGTGGAATTTGACACTGCACAATCCTATACAGGAAAAGAGCCGGCAGCATTAAGAGCGATACAGAACAATTATGATCCATACCGGCAGACAATGATGCGAATGCGGCAGCTTGAAAATATAGGGCATTCAACCTCAAAGATCGACGTTATAGTAATGGGTGGTACGTTTACAGCAAGGACCACTGCATATCAAGAATATTTTGTAAAAGGGATCTACGATGCTTTAAACGGTATGCAATCAGAATCTCTCGAAGAAGCAATACAGAAAAACGAGATTGCAGAACATCGTGCGATCGGGTTGACTGTAGAAACTAGGCCTGACTGGTTCAACATTTCGCAGATAGACGAGTCATTAAAATTAGGTGTAACAAGAGTAGAATTGGGTGTGCAAACGGTTTTTGATGATGTTTTAAAATTTGTGAATCGCGGGCATGGGCAGACTGAAATTATAGAGTCTACACAACTTTCAAAAGATGCAGGGCTCAAAGTTGCGTATCACATGATGCCTGGCTTGCCAGGAATGGATCTTGACCGAGATCTTGCGTCTTTTAAGACCGTTTTTGAAAACGATGCATACAAACCTGACATGCTGAAAATATATCCAACTTTAGTGATCAAAAACACAGGATTATACGAGTTATGGAAAAATAAAGAATATGAACCATACTACAATAACGATGTAGTAGAGCTCATGATCAGGGTTATGAAGATAATACCTCGATGGGTGAGGATACAGAGGATACAGAGAGACATACCTGTGCAGTTGATAGAAGCAGGAGTAACAAGAAGTGACATAAGAGCATTGATACAAGACACAATGAGAAGGCGCGGAGAAAAGTGCAATTGTATAAGATGCAGAGAAATTGGTTACAAGATTCGAGAAAACGAGATCAAAAAAGACCAGATGATCGAGTTAAAAGAAGAGCAGTATACTGCATCTGGTGGAATTGAAAGATTCATAAGCATTGAAGACACAAACAACGATGCACTCATAGGTTATTTAAGGCTGAGAAAACCTTCGACAAAAGCGCACAGACTAGAGCTTTCTGACAGTGCTATAGTGAGAGAGTTAAAAGTTGTTGGTCCAGAGGTACCTTTAAACTATGATTTTAGTTTTGGATATCAGCACCAGGGATATGGTAAGGCACTTATGACCCGTGCCGAACAGGTCACGGCAGACTGGGGCTTTAAATACTTATTGGTAAACAGCGGAGTGGGTGCACGAAATTATTATCGAAAACTTGGTTATGAGCTATACGGTCCTTTTATGCGCAAGCTCTTAAAATAA
- a CDS encoding APC family permease, translating to MDRTVNMGGAIMQSFTSIGPMLNFVALFSVIIVFSGVDLPIVVLLSFLISYTTIYTSYKFSKKYSTNGGYFSYVGKTLGKLPGLFVTLFYILYGLFILPNIALFVANFSATAISMSGYNVYFFRPLIMVIFIAIVVLLVSKGIKTSIKYILIGGILELLFIFAISLMFIFYKPVIPPLFNSFNISGFWNGTVYGILIFAGSGSAIFISENTVESKKNIPRSLIISYTLSGLVMVLASFSMIIFLGANNISAYSSNPYIIVTYIYQRFGIIIFSLFLFFTLLSSLNLAVSYLNAFSSAYVKIKDENIIPFSTISILNNKSKFLALILVFSVTSSLLASYLLGYFYGFVILATIVSLSYIIVHIFTNISLFYIKTELYNKIFYILPAISTIFLALSFYYSFNDFSEPMVYSDYIIILWALISLSGVTLIRIYKNNFYQKLEF from the coding sequence ATGGACAGAACCGTAAATATGGGCGGAGCCATAATGCAATCTTTCACATCGATAGGACCAATGTTAAATTTTGTAGCACTTTTTTCTGTGATTATTGTTTTTTCGGGTGTGGACTTGCCAATAGTTGTGTTGCTCTCTTTTCTTATATCTTATACTACAATTTATACATCCTATAAGTTCTCTAAAAAGTACTCAACGAATGGCGGCTATTTCTCGTATGTGGGAAAAACACTGGGAAAACTGCCAGGACTGTTTGTAACATTATTCTATATCCTTTACGGTCTGTTTATATTGCCAAATATTGCGCTCTTTGTAGCCAATTTTTCTGCTACTGCAATATCAATGTCCGGATACAATGTTTATTTTTTTAGACCCTTGATCATGGTAATATTCATAGCTATTGTTGTTCTGCTAGTTTCAAAAGGCATTAAAACCTCAATCAAATATATTTTAATTGGCGGAATCTTGGAACTATTATTTATTTTTGCAATCAGCCTGATGTTCATATTCTACAAGCCTGTTATACCCCCACTTTTTAACAGTTTTAACATTAGCGGGTTTTGGAACGGTACAGTATACGGTATCCTGATATTTGCAGGAAGCGGCTCTGCTATTTTTATCTCTGAAAACACCGTGGAATCCAAGAAGAATATACCCAGGTCATTGATCATATCTTATACTCTTTCTGGACTGGTAATGGTGCTTGCATCATTTTCTATGATTATTTTCCTTGGTGCAAATAATATAAGTGCATACAGCTCTAATCCTTATATTATTGTTACTTATATCTATCAGAGATTTGGTATCATAATATTTTCTTTGTTTCTGTTTTTCACGCTTTTGAGCTCTTTAAATCTAGCAGTATCATATTTAAACGCTTTTAGCAGTGCGTATGTGAAGATCAAAGACGAAAATATTATTCCTTTCTCTACCATTTCTATCTTAAACAATAAATCTAAATTTCTAGCACTGATTCTGGTATTTTCAGTTACATCTTCACTACTTGCATCATACCTGCTAGGCTATTTTTATGGATTTGTTATTTTAGCAACAATAGTCAGCTTAAGCTATATTATTGTGCATATATTTACTAACATATCTTTATTTTACATAAAAACTGAGCTCTATAATAAAATATTTTATATTTTGCCTGCAATATCTACAATATTTCTAGCACTGTCATTCTACTATTCTTTCAATGATTTTTCAGAACCGATGGTCTACTCGGATTATATAATCATACTATGGGCTTTGATATCGTTGAGCGGAGTTACACTTATCAGAATATACAAAAATAATTTTTATCAAAAACTTGAGTTTTAA
- a CDS encoding MFS transporter — protein sequence MSNFKVSSLLANVANLRKNRTLLAISISELLRVMGRSGGWIFIPIYLITIRDVSFFTVGVLFFISSAFTIPTSIYGGNLIDRFGRKKMAVLLPPLLMIVYSTISASIYFNYSIFLIFAAFISIGPLSSIQGITDTVMVTDTTAEKDRINAYSLVRIAANIGFSIGPALGGLVVIFNYSYVTIIPAIGTIAELFLYVRFVNETLPPRKPENVKRRTISFPYEDKLFIIIGFLLAMSSFAVGPWEYILNQFFSRAYYFSSWQIGLLFAVNGLTVIIFQLPINTILKNVSEMNRISLGMIIYASSFFVIGITDNFYLLILDVIFLTFGENTISPAMSSIIGKIAPMDKRGEYFGGFSMINGVIGPFSPVFYEYLLSLFIRQFMLLWGIIAIICVIIAVTVFLLHELKYS from the coding sequence ATGAGTAATTTTAAAGTTTCATCACTTCTGGCAAACGTTGCTAATTTAAGAAAGAATCGAACACTTTTAGCGATCTCTATTTCTGAGCTTCTGCGCGTGATGGGCAGATCTGGAGGCTGGATATTTATACCGATATACTTGATCACCATTAGAGACGTCTCTTTTTTTACAGTGGGAGTGCTATTTTTCATATCCTCCGCATTTACAATACCAACCAGCATTTATGGTGGAAATCTGATAGACCGGTTTGGCAGAAAGAAAATGGCAGTTCTTTTGCCACCACTGTTAATGATCGTATATTCTACGATTTCAGCAAGCATCTATTTTAATTATTCTATATTTCTCATATTTGCTGCTTTTATTAGCATTGGACCTCTGAGCAGCATTCAGGGAATCACAGACACAGTAATGGTCACAGATACTACTGCTGAAAAAGATAGAATAAACGCATACAGTCTCGTCAGGATCGCTGCGAATATCGGATTTTCAATAGGTCCTGCACTGGGAGGGCTGGTGGTGATTTTCAACTATTCTTATGTTACTATCATACCAGCCATCGGAACCATCGCAGAGCTGTTTTTATATGTAAGATTCGTGAACGAAACGCTACCCCCCAGAAAACCTGAAAACGTTAAGAGAAGAACCATATCCTTTCCTTATGAAGATAAACTGTTTATTATCATTGGTTTCTTGTTAGCTATGTCTTCATTTGCAGTAGGGCCATGGGAATACATTTTGAATCAATTCTTCTCAAGAGCATATTATTTTTCTAGCTGGCAAATCGGATTGTTGTTTGCAGTAAATGGATTGACTGTTATCATATTCCAGCTTCCTATAAACACTATTTTGAAGAACGTGAGCGAGATGAACAGAATATCATTAGGTATGATCATATATGCTTCTTCATTTTTTGTGATCGGCATAACTGATAATTTCTATCTGCTGATTTTAGATGTAATATTTCTCACTTTTGGAGAAAATACTATCTCACCTGCCATGAGCAGCATTATCGGAAAAATAGCACCAATGGACAAAAGAGGCGAATATTTTGGCGGTTTTTCCATGATTAACGGTGTTATAGGACCGTTTTCTCCGGTTTTTTATGAATATCTGTTATCTTTATTTATACGCCAGTTTATGCTGCTATGGGGTATTATAGCTATTATTTGCGTAATAATAGCAGTTACTGTATTTTTATTACATGAACTTAAATATAGTTAA
- a CDS encoding Rieske 2Fe-2S domain-containing protein: MSNDKIDESRRKFLKIVGIGSVVVAAGGFAPALSYLIAPSVGLTSFPTLTLVDTSGNPIKASSIPENNPIITLFNYPLLNEPTFLLNLGKSVPNGVGPNNNIVAYSAICQHLGCVPPSIKFYPPGSPTIMGYNTYIMCSCHGSTYDPANGAKIIRGPTVHPLPTCILSYNSVTDTLEATKMSGPVIYGHQDDLTGGSPPTDKNTIVTTMG, translated from the coding sequence ATGAGTAATGATAAAATCGATGAATCTCGCAGAAAGTTTTTGAAAATTGTAGGTATTGGATCTGTTGTAGTGGCTGCAGGCGGATTTGCGCCGGCACTATCTTATTTAATTGCCCCATCTGTAGGCCTTACCTCTTTTCCAACGCTAACCCTGGTCGATACCAGTGGCAATCCAATTAAAGCAAGCTCTATTCCTGAAAATAATCCAATAATAACACTGTTTAATTATCCACTATTAAATGAACCGACTTTTCTCTTGAATCTAGGAAAATCGGTGCCTAATGGAGTGGGCCCAAATAATAATATTGTTGCTTATAGCGCAATTTGCCAGCATCTCGGATGCGTACCGCCAAGCATAAAATTTTATCCGCCAGGATCTCCCACTATTATGGGGTATAATACCTATATTATGTGCAGCTGCCATGGAAGCACTTACGACCCGGCCAACGGTGCTAAAATTATTAGGGGCCCTACAGTGCATCCATTGCCAACGTGCATATTATCCTATAATTCAGTTACTGATACACTGGAAGCTACAAAGATGAGCGGCCCAGTCATATACGGACATCAAGATGACTTGACTGGAGGATCGCCACCTACTGACAAAAACACAATTGTTACTACAATGGGTTAA